CCCAGGAGCTGCCATACGTGGACGCAGTCAGCTCGACTGTGCCGGGCTGCCTCGCAGTCAGCGTTCCGTCGGCTGTCACCTCCGCGATCTCGGAGTTCTCGCTGGCCCACTCGATCCGCGCGCCTTCGACCGGGTTGCCGTCGGAATCGAGGACGGTAGCCTTCAGGTTGACGGTCTCTCCCTCGCGCACATCCAGCGATGCTGAATCGACAACGATCGCGACGTCCACCATCGCTGACGGACTCGAGGGGTCACTACTGTCACAGCTCACTGCTGCGCCAACGGTCAGACAGACTGCGACTGCTGCTGCTGTGCTTCTGATGCGGTGATACGAGCTGCGGTCATGCATGGGGCACCGATCCTTCCTATGCCTCGTGTCGACCGGCATAGAAATGCCGCCAGGTCGACGAAGTCGACGCTGGCGGCTCGGCTGGCGTGGCAGGTTATCCTGCTGTAGCCCCGTGGCTCTGCGTCACCGCCTTTCGGCGGTTTTGCTCTGAGCAGCGTTCCTTCATTTCAGAGCGTCCCGTCACCCGATCGGGGACGCGGCTGCTCTCACTACTTCATGAGGCACGGCATTCGAGCCGGACCGCAGCTCTACGGTCGGCGGGTGGTGCGGCAAAGCGCGTTCCCGCTGAATACTCGACGCCGTAAAAGGTTACAGTAGAAGTGCTTTCGAGGTTCCAGGCACGTGGTGACGAGGCACTGAGGGAGAAAGATTCTGCTGGGTTCGGCTACTTCCTGACGCTATAAGCCGCTAATTTTTGGCGACAAAATGCCCCTCTAGCAGCGATCCGATATCGGTAGGCGCATGAGCGTGCGTCGGCAGTGTGAGCAATCCATCAGCCAGCATATCTGAGCCGGGTGTTTCTACCGAGGTCCACGCGAGATGTGGTTGCATCTCCGGAAGGGAGCGCAGCGGGATCGGGTAGGACGCGGCCAGACCGTCACGACCGAGCTCGGTCAGGAGATGCGTCCGTATGGCGCGGGTCGTGAGCAGCGGGTAACGCACCCAGCCGCCCGTGGAGCTGGCATCAAGGGCGGCATCGAAAGTCTGAATACTCGCCACATCCGCCAACTGAGCCGCGTACTTCGCTGCCCACTGTGCGCGACGACCGCGCTCGACTCGCGAGCACTCAGCGGTCTCGAGAGCGAGGGCTGCCGAGAAGCGACTCATCCCGCGCACCGAAGCCGGTTCCTTGTAGCGCGTCTCGCCCAAGTGCAGGAACGGCATCGATGCGGGCACCCCGTAGACCAGCGGATGCGACAACAGCATCTGCGCGCATGCCTTCACGAAGGCGCGGAGGCTGTCGCGCGCCGAAGCATCCATCATCTGCTGCTTCATTCCAGCTCGCGCACCTCTGGACCCTCGCAGCAGCAAGGCCCCGCCACCCGATCCGGTCCATCCCTTTCCACGCCCGAAGCTCAACACGCTCATCTCGCCCAGGCTGCCGATCGGCCGGCCTTTCCACGCACCACCCGCTGCCTGAGCGGCATCCTCGATCAATGCGACGCCGTGGCGCTGCGCAATCGCCTCGGCGCGTTCCCAGTCGATCGGCAGGCCGAAGAGCGGTGCAACGACCGCAGCGGACGCTCCCGCCGCGAGTGCTGAGTCGAACGAGTCCCAGTCAGGGCCGAGCGTCGCCGGATCGACATCGTACAGGAGTACCGTTGCACCCGCACCGATCGCTGCAGTCGCCAGGTCGAAGCACGCGAAACCCGGCAGCGCGACGATGCGTGGTGAGCCCACGGGAAGCGTCGCATCGATCGCTACGGTCAGAGCATGTGTTCCGCTGCTGTAGAGCAGCACGTCGTCCGCGGCGAATCGCTGCTTCAGATATGAACGCAGCTCCTCGTGCACGTCGCTTCCGCGAAGCGTGCGCAACACGGCATCGAGCAACGCGCGCAGAGGCAGCGGCGACGCGACCGGAGGCGTGTGTCGGAGCGTGCGCCGTCGCTTCACAGCCATCGGCGGCGCGGCCTGCTTGCGCTGTACTGTCGTCACCACCATGGAAGCTGTCTCGCGACGATCGGTCCGATCGCATTGGCGACCCGCACCGGCAGGCGCTGCCATGCTGAAGACCCGAGTCGCGTGATGCGGCCGGGCCCGGCGTCACTGGATGCTTCCTCCGGCGCGACCACCCAGTGCAGCGGCACGGACTCACCCCCCCACTGCAGCTTGAACCGGTGCGTGCCCTCGCCGGGAGTGCAGCGCCCGAAGTTGAACACCTCCGCACCGCGCTCGATCACGTGCTCCATGAACGACCAGTACAGCAGCATGTTCGGCGCGTCGCGGTTGTGCTCGCGCAGCGATGACGCCCAGGTGATCTCGAACTCGCCGCGGAACAGGAAGCCCGCGCCGGCCGCGACCGGGACGTCGCCCCGGTACACGCATCCGACCAGGAACTCGTCCGGAAACGTCGCGGCTGCAGCCGCGAAGAAGCGCCGCGGCAGCACCGGCGTGCCGAGGTCGCGCATGTTGCGGGACCAGACGTCGTAGAAGGCGGGCAGCTCGGCGGGCCCGAAGCGCGCGGTCATGCCCGCCTTCTGCGGCCGGCGCACCTGGCTGCGCAGCTTCGAGGGCAGGGCATTCCAGAGCGCTTCCGAATCCGTCGGCAGATCCAGCAGCACCGTCACCTTACGAGGTTCGGCGCGGTGCCCGACGGGCGCGTGCCGGCAGCGCAGCTCGAGGGCAGCCGATCGACGGTGAGCGAGGCCTAGTGCGGCGTCGATGAGCAGACGCACGGCGTCCGGCTCGCCGAGCGGGCCACCGTCGTTCAGGTACGGGACCGAGATGATCCGGCTGCCGAACAGCCGGCTCCGAAACTCGACGAGGGGCAGGATGCCGGACAGTGTGCCGTCCGCCGCGCGCGCGGCGAGGTAGGTGGCGGGATGGCGCATGTGGGTCTCGAAGACCGACTGCCAGCCCGAGAGATGGGCGAACGTCCCGCCATCGGCGGTGCGCACGAATGCGTCCCATTCGGCGCCATCGCGCAGCGGCTCCACTGCGTATTCCGCCACGCCCGCGGGCCCGGCGGGTGACATCGTCGTCTGATTCATGCCGGTGGGGAATGCAAGGCGGAAGCCTGCGGCTGGCGTGTGGAT
Above is a genomic segment from Longimicrobiales bacterium containing:
- a CDS encoding DegT/DnrJ/EryC1/StrS family aminotransferase, yielding MHEELRSYLKQRFAADDVLLYSSGTHALTVAIDATLPVGSPRIVALPGFACFDLATAAIGAGATVLLYDVDPATLGPDWDSFDSALAAGASAAVVAPLFGLPIDWERAEAIAQRHGVALIEDAAQAAGGAWKGRPIGSLGEMSVLSFGRGKGWTGSGGGALLLRGSRGARAGMKQQMMDASARDSLRAFVKACAQMLLSHPLVYGVPASMPFLHLGETRYKEPASVRGMSRFSAALALETAECSRVERGRRAQWAAKYAAQLADVASIQTFDAALDASSTGGWVRYPLLTTRAIRTHLLTELGRDGLAASYPIPLRSLPEMQPHLAWTSVETPGSDMLADGLLTLPTHAHAPTDIGSLLEGHFVAKN
- a CDS encoding FemAB family XrtA/PEP-CTERM system-associated protein — translated: MNQTTMSPAGPAGVAEYAVEPLRDGAEWDAFVRTADGGTFAHLSGWQSVFETHMRHPATYLAARAADGTLSGILPLVEFRSRLFGSRIISVPYLNDGGPLGEPDAVRLLIDAALGLAHRRSAALELRCRHAPVGHRAEPRKVTVLLDLPTDSEALWNALPSKLRSQVRRPQKAGMTARFGPAELPAFYDVWSRNMRDLGTPVLPRRFFAAAAATFPDEFLVGCVYRGDVPVAAGAGFLFRGEFEITWASSLREHNRDAPNMLLYWSFMEHVIERGAEVFNFGRCTPGEGTHRFKLQWGGESVPLHWVVAPEEASSDAGPGRITRLGSSAWQRLPVRVANAIGPIVARQLPWW